CATTGCCTTCTATCGCTCCTTTCGGACAGTTTGCCGAATATCCGACCAACCGACAGCAAGTTCCTTCAATTCATCGTCGCCGATCTTTATCATTTTGTCTCCCACCACCTGGCCGCCCATGCGGGTGTAAAATCCGGCCGATTTGTTCGCCTCGAGCACCCACAGCAGCATGGATAAATGTCCTTTTTCATGTAGCCACTCCGCCATGATCTTGAAAAGCTGCGAGCCGATCCCTCTCCCCTGATACTCCTTCAATAAGTAAATCGCATATAATTCTCCGGTATACGGGTATTCTCCGCTTCTTTCCACTCCGCCGTTAACAAACCCGACGATTTGGCCGGAACTATCCTCGCATACAAAAATATTCTCGTCTTTGTTCAAATTGCGAAACGTCCAGTCCCAGCTTTTCTTCCGTTTCTCCACGCTTAAATTCGCAAGGTAATCTTCCGAGAGAATGCCTGCGTATGTCGTTCTCCAACTGTCAACATGCACACGTGCAATAATTTCCGAATCCGCTACAGCCGCTTCCCTGATTTTCATCTTCCAAAATCACCCGCGCCATTTACAAATATACATTTGAGCCGGAAAGCTTCACTTTGTACGAACCTAACGCAGGTTACTATACGACTGTGCAGACAGTGAAGCCCGTTTCGGTGGAAAAACTGGACGATCTGTTGGGCCGTATCGTGTCTCTCGGTGTCGAGCTGCGAATTACCCCGTCGTTATTGCCTCTGAGGGACGCGATTTTAGCGTCGACAGTCAACTTTTCCATGATCCGAATGAAAAATGCCAAACAAATCTGATCCGGCGGCCTTACTCACCCGCTCCAGCCAGTCCGATTCGATGGCGATCATCCGATTCGTTCGGGAATGCCCGAAAAAGAGCTGCAAATCGTCATCCGTCGTACTTTCCTGCGGCCATATGCATACCCTCGGGCAATCTCTCGGAAAAAAGTAATGCGGGGCGTGGAACTCGTCGATCGTCCAAACCATTGCAGGTTCGTCGGCCCGGTAGGCCAGCTTTCGCGGCTCGAACACTTCAATGCCGGACTCCTCGCTGAAATGATATAACTTCATAACCGGCTCCTTTTGGCCTAAGCTTGTAACAATAGCAGCATCGTAATGGACGTGCCTTCGATTCCGACTTCCTTAAACCCGGTTCGCTTGTATAAGCTCATTGCGGGATTGGAGGGATCCACACTTAAGGATATCGCCTGAATTCCCGCCGCTCTTCCATACTCCACCAAAGCCTTCATCAACGCGGTTCCTATCCCTTGTCCCCGGTAAGCCGGTAGTATAGCCATACCTAATTCGGGCGTCTCGTCATTGACATAACCATACCCTTTATCGGCTTGTTTGAAAAAACGAAGGGTAATGGAACCAACAGGTTCCCCGGACTCATTTACGGCAACAAGCGCAAAATCGCCCTCACGCCCCCAGTTCTCCAAATATTTCGCGATGGAAGGATGAAAAACGATATTCCGATCCGGTTTCTCCTTCCCTTCGGCCACATGGATGGATTCGTAAAGCATTTCCCATAAAAATGGAACATCCTTCTTCGTTGCGGGTCTTATTGTAATGGAATTCATGAATTCAAACGTCCTTCCATACTTGGTTTACAAAACTCTGAATGCCGCCGACATGGAGATTTTTCCGGTCAATCGGCCCCAGCCGTGATATACGGGATTCGATTCGTTAAACATGTTGACTTGAACATCAATAATTAACAGCGCCTTACCCGAAGACATTCATTTAATCCTCCTTCATATTTGCAATAAGCTTGTCAAGCAACTCGGGCGAATACTGTTTGGGCCCCGGATTGTCGCGAACCTTTTTCCATAATTCCGCTGCGATTTTCATCCGGTCTTTCATATTTTTAGTTCGAGGGTCACGATTAAAATCTTTGACAAAGCCGTTCCATTGATACGTCCGTTCCTCGAGGTTGTCCGGATTTCTCCTTCCTTCGTATACCTCGATTAAGTCGGCAACGGTCATTTCCATATCGTTTTGACGTTCGGCTTCTCTTAAGGCCGCCGCCATTTCTTTGGTGAACGAAAATTTAGGCTTGTTGTAATAATTGGCAAAAAACTCCCTCGCCTGCCGGTTAAATTTAAAGCCGTCCGCAATAAGCCTCGTGCTCAGCTTTAATTCCTGAAGCTCCTGCTTTTTCCTGACAGCCGAATTTGCTTTGCGAGGATCGGTTATTTTTTCGCCGGACAACCATTTTTTAATTCTTTCTTCCAGCTCCGCTTTTGTTCCGGACACAGGGAGATTGCATTTGCCGCATATGGCAGTTAATTCGTTTTTATACCAATAATGCTTCTCGAATTCTTGCACGGACAGATGCTTGGAAAATGTCGGCCGGTCGTTGCTCGTCATAAAGCACTCCCTCTTGTACATTGCTTGATCGCATTATAAAGCGCTATCTCGATTTCTTCCAGCGTTTTATGGCCCCAATTTCGCATGATTTC
The window above is part of the Paenibacillus hamazuiensis genome. Proteins encoded here:
- a CDS encoding SAP domain-containing protein — translated: MTSNDRPTFSKHLSVQEFEKHYWYKNELTAICGKCNLPVSGTKAELEERIKKWLSGEKITDPRKANSAVRKKQELQELKLSTRLIADGFKFNRQAREFFANYYNKPKFSFTKEMAAALREAERQNDMEMTVADLIEVYEGRRNPDNLEERTYQWNGFVKDFNRDPRTKNMKDRMKIAAELWKKVRDNPGPKQYSPELLDKLIANMKED
- a CDS encoding GNAT family N-acetyltransferase; translation: MKIREAAVADSEIIARVHVDSWRTTYAGILSEDYLANLSVEKRKKSWDWTFRNLNKDENIFVCEDSSGQIVGFVNGGVERSGEYPYTGELYAIYLLKEYQGRGIGSQLFKIMAEWLHEKGHLSMLLWVLEANKSAGFYTRMGGQVVGDKMIKIGDDELKELAVGWSDIRQTVRKER
- a CDS encoding DUF6886 family protein, whose product is MKLYHFSEESGIEVFEPRKLAYRADEPAMVWTIDEFHAPHYFFPRDCPRVCIWPQESTTDDDLQLFFGHSRTNRMIAIESDWLERVSKAAGSDLFGIFHSDHGKVDCRR
- a CDS encoding GNAT family N-acetyltransferase, whose product is MNSITIRPATKKDVPFLWEMLYESIHVAEGKEKPDRNIVFHPSIAKYLENWGREGDFALVAVNESGEPVGSITLRFFKQADKGYGYVNDETPELGMAILPAYRGQGIGTALMKALVEYGRAAGIQAISLSVDPSNPAMSLYKRTGFKEVGIEGTSITMLLLLQA
- a CDS encoding DUF6886 family protein; this encodes MYEPNAGYYTTVQTVKPVSVEKLDDLLGRIVSLGVELRITPSLLPLRDAILASTVNFSMIRMKNAKQI